Part of the Sporosarcina sp. FSL K6-2383 genome is shown below.
CCCAACTGCTGTGCCGCCAATCGCTAATTCTTTCATGGATTCAACACTATCTGTAATCATTTTTTCCGTTTTCTCCAACATGCGATGCCAGCCACTAATTTCTTGGCCAAGTGTCAACGGTGTTGCATCTTGCAAATGCGTACGCCCAATTTTAATAATATCCATGAACTCTACCGATTTTTTACTAAGTGTTGCTTTCAACTGACCGATAGCCGGTACGAGCTGCTGTTGGACAGCCACAACACCTGCAACATGCAAGGCTGTTGGGAACGTGTCATTCGAACTTTGCGATTTATTGACATCATCGTTTGGATGAAGACGTTCTTCCTCGCCCCACTTCTCCAGCAATTGATTGCCACGATTGGCTAACACTTCGTTCATATTCATATTCGATTGTGTTCCACTACCTGTTTGCCAAACGACGAGCGGGAAATGATCATCTAATTCTCCGGCAATCACTTCATCTGCAGCAGCAGAAATTGCTTTCATTTTTGCCGCTGAAAGAGCGCCATTTGCGTGGCTTGCGATAGCTGCTGACTTTTTCAAATGAGCAAATGCCCGGACGACACCAATCGGCATTCTTTCCTCACCAATTTTAAAGTTTTGCTTACTACGCTGTGTTTGCGCACCCCATAACTTGTCCGCAGGTACTTTAATTTCACCAAATGTATCATGCTCAATACGATAATCCATTTCGCCATCACCTTTCGAGTATAAGTGTTTTCATTATCTCATGACCGGCAACTTTTTTTCATGCGCCCAGTCCTGGATGAATGCTTTTTGTCTCGGATTTAAGTTTGCCGGTAAGTTATCTTTGCTGTAAAAACGATGTGCTTTGCTTTCAGCGCCACCCTGCCTGAGCTCTCCTTGATAGTGATTCGTATGAAAAATAACTTGCACACTGTATACTTGATCGCCATTCGGATACGTGACATAACAGGACTCTCCGGAATAAAGACCAAACAACTGCAACCCTTCCACATGCAATCCCGTTTCTTCGTAAGCCTCCCGTATGGCCGTCTCTTCAAATGTTTCCCCTGGTTCCATGACGCCACCTGGGATACACCAATTATCTTCATCTGTACGGTGTTGAAGTAAAATTCCATCCTCATTCGTAATAATGACGCCACAGCCCACTGTTAAAAGTTGTTCCTTGCCAATCATTTTTCTCATTGTTTGTATGTAGTCCATTGGATTTCCTCCTTAATACGTGCATGAAAGGGTTCGATTGGCCGTATTTCTGTGCTCTTTGCAGAAATTAAGGCACACATTTAAACCTAGGCGAACCTTGGTCGCCTAGGTCTTTACTTCCACTTAAACTGCTTACTTTCCAATATTTCAATAAATGCATCGACTACTTTGGGATTAAACTGAGTCCCTTTGCCAGCCTTCAGCTCGTCCACAGCTTCTTTTATCGGATAAGCTTTTTTATAGGGGCGGTCAGTTGTCATGGCGTCAAAAGCGTCAACGACTGAAACAATAGCCGCTTCCAATGAGATTTCGTTGCCCTTTAAACCATACGGATAGCCTTTTCCATCATGTCTTTCATGATGCTGTTCAACAATATGTGCAGCATCCTTTAACCATTCAACAGAATGCTCACGCATGATTTTGGCGCCTTCCGTTGTATGAGTCTTCATAATTTTCCACTCTTCTGCCGTCAATTTACCAGGCTTATTTAATATTTCAATAGGCACCATACGCTTGCCTACATCATGAAAATAGGCGCCCCATCTTAGCACAATAAGACTTTGGGTATCCCCGGGCATATCTAAATGCTTCCATACTTCAATTGTATAGTTTTTAATACGATCACAATGATGGTATGTGTAACCGTCTAATGACTCAATTTCTTCAGCTTCTTTTTGAAGCATCTGCATTTCAAAAAAATGTTCCTCATAAGCCTCTGCATCTATTTTCATTAAAAAAGTAGCTTCTGTTTCTCCATAAAAGGATACAGTCTCTTTATAGGAAGAAGCATCGATTACCTCACCAATCTCCACCACACGGCGATACCCAGATACCTCCATTTCTACAACACCTTCTAATAGCATGTAGGTTTCACTTTTGAAGCGTTCTTCGTTATACTTCGCCATAAAAAACTGGTTTTTATGTAATGTTAGAAGGGCATTTGACAACCCTTTCCACCTTCCGAGCAAAATAATTTCAACCGAGCTAAGACGCAAAGTTGGATTTCCTTCTTTTGAATAATTAACAAATGACTTTTTTGATTGGGTTATCATATTCCACCCCCTAAATTATTGAGTGACATTGTTTCTTAATTATAGCAATTGTCACTCAATTTTCCTAGAACAAAATCAACAGTCACTAGCCAAAAGAAAAAGAATCCACTCATGCATGGAATCTTTCCCCTTCTATTTATTCAACTACTTCAGCTACCACTTCTTTTTCAGCAGGCTGTTTCGCATTTGCTGCCTTCACTTCATCCTCCCAAGTAAAATAACGTCTGCGTAGCCTAGACGAAGTGCAGGACATCCTCGATTCTTACAACTCTTGCCTTAGCGCATTAATGACATCTATTTTCGTTGCCTTGCGCGCAGGACGCCATCCTGAAATCATTGCTACTCCAATACTAATGGTCGATGCAATGACAACAAGCTGCCACGGAATGACCGAAAACGTCACTGTCATACTCCCGAAATCCTCCTCACCAAGTGCAGCTGAAACAATGATTGGCAATACATAATTCGACACAGCGCTTACGCCGTATGAAATAATGACCGCAAGCACCGTTCCAACGATACCAATCCAAGCACTTTCCATTAGGAACAGTCGTTGAATCAATTTCGGATTCGCTCCAATCGCTTTCATTACGCCAATTTCACGTGTGCGCTCTGTCACCGCCATCGTCATTGTGTTAAAGATACCAATGGACGCAATGAGAATCGCAATGGTCCCGACGAATACAAGCCCCGCTTTCAGTGCTAAGAAAAAGACGTCCAACTGCTCTAATTCATCCGCAACGGAATAGACATAATAGCCTTCGTCCCTTAGATTCTCCGAAACAGCCTTTACATTCTCCAATTTATCGACATACACATTCGTATCGCCATAAAATAGTTCATACTCCTCTTCGGAAGTTCCTCCTTCCAGACTAGCAGCGTAAATACGTTCAAGCTCCGGCTTAGCGGAAGCGTCTATATATACTTGGTTATCCTGCACCCACTCTTTTGAAGGGTTCGTCCCAATTCCAACAATCGTAAGAGTGAGTTTTTCCTCTGCCTCTCCAATCTGGTACATAAACTGCTCACCTATCAGATTCCCTTCATACGTTTCAACGTCCTCTTCATCCACCTCTTGTTCCCGCATTAAAAATGCCCCGAAATCGCTGCCTACCACAACCTCTGTCATCTTTTCTGGTAAACGTCCCTCTTCCAGCTCAAAGCCAACTTTCCTTTCTTCTGCGAAGTCCGTCACTACGAGCTTATGATTCCCCATATACTCTTTCAATATCGACCCCTGGCTTGCGCCCATGTATTGGCGATTGACAACTGCTTTCACATGTTCATTTTTTTGCAAAGATTCTATATTATTTTCTGGCCTTTGCTCGTCATCCATTCCATGTACTTGAATTTCCGTAATTAAGCGATTGGATAGCATGCCATCGCGAATGGTTTCATGTAGCCCGAATCCGACTGATGCCAGCACAATTAAAAATGCTGTTCCCATCGTTGCTGCAAGCACTGTCATAAAAACACGCATTTTGTTTTTCTTAATATGCTGTCGTACGAAATCAATTTGGTCATTAAATTGCACGTTGCACACCACCTTCTGTTAATTCACCATCATGCATTCTATACACACGGTTAGCTGTTTGAGCCACTTCATCGTCATGCGTAATGATGACAAACGTGATGCCCCTTGTTTGATTCAGCGACTGAATAAGGAGTAAAACGTCCTGCTCCGTTTCTGAATCTAGGCTTCCTGTCGGTTCGTCTGCAAAAATGACAGGTGGATCAGTGATAAGTGCACGTGCAATGCTGACACGTTGCTGTTGACCTCCCGATAATTCATTTGGATAGTGATCTTGTACATCCGTCAAGCCAACACTTTGCATGAGATCCTTCACTTTCTTCCGCCGTTCACTTTTATTGATTCCCTTCAGTTTCAATGGCAATTCAACATTTTCAAATGCGGTTAGACCAGGCATGAGCTGAAAGTTTTGAAAGACAAAGCCGAAATGATCGAGTCTAAACTTAGCACTTTCCAATTCGTTAAATGTAGATGTTTCCACACCTTTGATGATGATTTCCCCACTTTCTGGCGTCAGAAATCCTGCCATAATGTGAAGAAGCGTCGACTTTCCAGATCCACTCTTGCCAACAATCGATACGATTTCACCTTCCGCTACATTAAACGTTAGCCCTTTTAGAACTGGCACACGCTTCTCCTTCCCCTTCTTACCGATCTTGAATGAATGATTTAAATTCCTTATACTAATCATCTATTTCCCTCCAACTTTTACGATTATTATCATAATAAGAGAAAGTTCTTAAGAGATTATGATGATAATAATGAAGATTTTCTTAAGGTTATTATCAAGAGTGTTTTTGGCAAGCTTAGACGGCTCGTTTGCGTGAAAAAACTCCATTAGAAAAAGAGTCCACACGCACCTTCGCGCACAGACTCTTTCCTCTCTTATTTATTCAAATTTGTCGGCTACTACCTCTTGTTCAACTAACTGTTTCGCATTTGCCGCCTTCACTTCATCCGTTAACTGATCAATGCTCGGGCGAATCGTACCTTTGCCAGAATAATTCTCCAGCATTTCCTTCACATCGATACCAGAAGAGGCTTTCAATGTTTCTTGCAACGTAGACATTAAGTTCGTTGCATACGATGTTACTTTATTTGCACCGCCGCCTTCTCCTCCGCCTGTATCGACAACAGTAATTTTGTCGATGTTAGACAATGGACTTGCAATTTCCCTTGCATATTCTGGTAGCATATTCACGATCATATCCAGCATTGCTGCTTGCCCGTATTGTTCGAAGGCTTCAGCGATTTTGCGTTTCGCTTCGGCTTCTGCAAGACCTTTCAGACGAATAATATCCGCTTCCGATTCCCCTTGTGCACGCTGAGAATCAGCTTTCGCCTGCCCATCAAGACGAACTTTTTCTGCATCTGCCGCCGCACGCGCTTCAATACGGTACTTTTCTGCGTCTGCCTCCGTAATTTGTTTTGATTTTTCAGCTTCTGCATTTTGCTCAATCGCATAACGATCCGCATCCGCTTTTTTCTTCACTTCTGAATCATATTGCTTCTCACGACGTAAAATCTCTTTCTCTTCTAGCTCGATTTGCTTTTGACGCTCAATAATCTGAACTTGCATTTCCTGTTCCATAACTTCCTGCTTGGAGACTGCTGTCTGTAATTCATACGCTTGGTCAGCACGCGCTTTCGCTACGTCCTGCTCACGACGGTACTCTGCCACTTTCAACAGATTCTCTTTTTCTGCTTCTGCAATTTCAGTCGCACGCTCAATTTCTGCTTTTTGTGCTTCTTTAGAGGCTTCTGCATTTTTAATACGCGTTTCTTTTTCTGCTTCAACTGTTGCGATATCTGCATCACGTTTTACTTGAGCAATACGCGGCTTCCCAAGTGAGTCAAGGTAACCGTTTTTATCACGTACATCTTTAATTGTAAACGAAACGATAATGAGCCCCATTTTTGATAAATCCTGCGAAGCCACACGTTGTACTTCTTGTGAAAACATATCTCGATTTTTATAAATCTCTTCAACGGTCATGGAACCCAAAATCGAACGCAAATGACCTTCTAATACTTCCTTTGCTTCGTTTTCACGGTCAATCTTTGATTTTCCTAAAAACTGTTCGGCAGCTGTCGCAATTTCTGAGATTGAACCACCAATTTTAATAATTGCTGTTCCATCAGCCATAACCGGAACACCTTGCTCCGTGTAGACCTCCGGCGTCGTCACTTCCAGCTTGCTTGATAATAAGCTAAGTGGTGTCGCTTGTTGGAACACGGGTAGCACGAACGTCCCGCCACCACGGATGATTTTAATGCGATTACCTGACTCATCCGTATGTACATTTTTTGTTCCTAAATAACTACCTGTCACAATTAGTGCTTCATCTGGTCCAACTGTCTTATACTTCGATACATAAACAAGAATGACTGCCAACAAAACAAATGCTACAACTCCAAGCGCAATCCAAATTCCCATATCCATTTTCTTTTCCCCCTTTAATATTACTTAAAACGAAATGGTTCATACTCCTTGACGATGAATGATCCATCCTTCACTTCAATAATGAGTACTTCTTTCCCATACTCAATTGCCCTATTTTCATATCCTACTGCCCTTTTCGATAAAATACCACTTACCGTCTCGATGACAATTTCACCGAAGCCATCTACCGGAACAGGGACAATCACTTTAGCAACCTGCCCCTCCAACGACTCATCTGTATAAGCAAGTGATACCTCAGCCGACCTTATAGGAAGAAGTACAAAAATATACAACAAGAAATCGAGTACAGCCGCGATAACTAACGCGATTACGATAATGATTCCACTGTTCAAGGCTGTAACAAGCTCCAGTATATAACCACCAGCTGCGGCAAGTGTTATGAACGCAAGTATAATTGCTGGATCTAACAATGGACTTGCCTCACCAATACCTTCTGTCATATCACTGAAAAAGATGTACAGCACCGTCGCAAGGCCCGCAACGATCAATACAACCAAATATACTTGCACAATCGGCATCCCAAACAGTTCCATTCCATCACCTCCACTTCCACTTTTTTGCCTTACTATTATATACGGACAGTTTTGTAATAAGTTTCAATTTGCTAATAAATTAATTTTTTCATTCCAATTCGTGATGCTGACTATGCTACTAGTGATTGTTTGCCTTGTTCTTTAGAGGTAAATTGCTAATGGCACTTGACTGGGGCACTGTACACTTTGTTAATCTTTTTGAATAAGGGCACGCTAAAGAAGTACATTTAAATTACCGAATTATTACTTTTCAAAAGCGCAACCCTGTTTCTGTAAAAGTTTTGTTACATTTATGTAAATGTCGTCGAATTTTGTCCCAATCCTAAATAGTATTTGCTATGATAGGAAGGTTCATTAATATATTTCCGGAAACGGATGGAGGCATAACTGATGTTAAAACCACGTAAAACCGATCCTTTTTTCACAGCACTGTTAACAATTGCAGAAAATGTGCAAGAAGCGGTCCATTATGCAGACAACTTTAAAGTAGTCACTGTCGCTGACTTGAAAGAAGTAAGCATTAAGCTCAAGAATTATGAGACAGAAGGTGACACACTTATTCACGAGCTCATTTCAAAGCTCAATAAATCGTTCATGACACCAATTGAACGGGAAGACATTTTACAGTTGGCTATTAAGATGGACGATGTCCTCGATGGCATCGAGCATTTTGCAGCCCATCTTGAAATGTTCTCTCTTACCGAAATTGACGAGTATGTGCAAAAATTCATGGAAAATATCGTGAAAAGTACTGATGAAATTGTAAAAGCTATGCAATTACTTGCAAGAAAAAAACTGGAAGCGATGCGTGACCACGCCGTGCTTATCAAAGAGTATGAACGGATTTGCGACGAAGTATTTCGTACCTCCATCAAACAGCTTTTTATTAATGAAAAAGACCCAATTCGCATAATCCAGTTCAAAGACATTTACGAACAACTTGAAGATATTGCGGATTACTGCCAAGACGTTGCCAATACAATTGAAACAATCATTATGCGCAACGCGTAAGGGGGAGAACTATGGATACAATTCTTTTCCTCACGATACTGGTCGTTGTTTTTGCGCTCGCTTTTGATTTCATCAACGGATTTCATGATACAGCAAACGCCATTGCGACATCCGTTTCCACACGTGCATTAAAACCGAGGACCGCTATTTTTATGGCAGCTATTATGAACTTTGTCGGTGCACTCACATTTACCGGCGTAGCAAAAACCATTTCCAAAGATATCGTCGATCCATTCGTTCTGACAAATGGTTCGCTCATTATCTTGGCAGCTCTTACATCCGCAATCGCTTGGAATTTGATTACATGGTATTTCGGAATTCCATCCAGCTCATCACATGCACTAATCGGATCTATCGCTGGAGCAGCTATTTCTGCAGCTGGATTCGGTATTTTAAATTACGAAGGCTTTTTGAAAATATTACAGGCGCTTCTCATTTCCCCGTTCCTCGCGCTTGCAGTCGGCTTCCTCATGATGTCGTTGTTCAAGGTTTTATTTAAAAACAGGAATTTGTTTAAAGCAAATACACGATTTCGCTATCTACAGATCGGAACGGCTGCACTGCAAGCCTTCACGCACGGTACGAACGATGCACAAAAAGCAATGGGGATTATAACAATGGCGCTTATCTCAGCTAATTTACAGACTGGGGACGATATTCAGCTTTGGGTCCGTATTGCCGCAGCAACTGCGATGGGGCTCGGAACGGCAATCGGTGGGTATAAAATTATCAAGACTGTCGGCAGTAAGATTACGAAGATTCGTCCTGTGAATGGAGCGGCAGCTGACTTATCATCTGCTATGATTATTTTCGGAGCGACACTTATCCACTTACCTGTTAGTACAACCCATGTTATTTCTTCAGCAATCATGGGATCAGGGGCGGCTCAACGAGTTAAAGGCGTTAACTGGGGCGTTGCTAAAAAAATTGTTATGACATGGATCATTACATTGCCAATTTCAGCAACACTTGCTGCGATTGTCTATCAGGTTCTTAATTTGTTTTTTTAAATTGATCATTTCACTTGCATTCCCATTTAGGCTCTGCTATGATAAAGAAGAATTATTTTTGTTCGGCGCGATGGTCTCGAATACATCTTGACCGCTTCAAGACTTGAGCAAGGATAGTAACACAATGTATGCACATAGCATACGAGGAGGAAACAAACATGGAACAAGGTAAAGTAAAATGGTTTAACGCAGAAAAAGGTTTTGGCTTCATCGAACGTGAAGATGGCGACGACGTATTCGTACACTTCTCAGCTATTCAAGGAGAAGGCTTCAAGTCTCTTGAAGAAGGCCAAGATGTAACGTTTGAAATCGAGCAAGGCCAACGTGGTCTTCAAGCTACAAACGTTAACAAAAACTAATTTTAATTAACCATTCAAAACCCAGTCCTTTCGAGGATTGGGTTTTTTCTTTGTATAGACAGTTTTTCTTTGCCATGACAGTTTGACTAATCTCCATTACAGTTTCCACTTGCCATGACAGTTCGACCAACCCCCATCACAGTTTCCACTTTTGCCATGACAGTTTGACTAATCTCCATTACAGTTTCCACTTGCCATGACAGTTTGACCAACCCCATCACAGTTTCCACTTTTGCCATGACAGTTCGGCTAATCTCCATTACAGTTTCCACTTTTGCCGTGACAGTTTGACTAATCTCCATTACAGTTTCCACTTGCCGTGACAGTTCGGCTAATCCCCATTACAGTTTCTACTTTCGCCGTGACAGTTTGACTAATCTCCATTACAGTTTCCACTTGCCATGACAGTTCGACCACCCCCCATTACAGTTTCCACTTTTGCCGTGACAGTTCGGCTAATCCCCATTACAGTTTCTACTCTCGCCATAACAGTTCAACTAATCCCCTTAATTGCTCCCCCTAGAAAAGACATCCCCAACATTTTCCGTTATGATAGAATTATAGAGTTAACCTACATACTGAAAGGATGAATTATATGCGCACACTCGCGCGATTTGTAACAAGCGCCCACAAATATATTATCTTTACATGGATTGCCATCTTCATTGTGATGACTATTTTTGCGATTAGGCTTCCAGGGCTGCTCGAAGGAGACGGTTTCGAAATGGACGGCGAACATGCCGATGTGATTGATATCGTATCCAGTACATTTGATATGCCAGCAGAGACGATGTTTGTCGTCTTCGATCATATTTCGGATGATAAAATTCAAACGACGCTTCAGAACATCGAAAAACTCAATCTAACGTCAGCAATCGCTTCACCGTTAGACGATGACACGCAGTACACAGAAGACGTTTCTTACGCACTGCTCCACTTCGATAATCAAGCCGAAAATAAAGCTGACAGCGTGACAGCTATTCGTGAGGCGATTGGCGATGAAAAAGGAATCACACTGACAGGTGCTTCGGCAATTTCAAAAGATATCAATACAGCTAGTCAGCGTGACTTAATGACAGCCGAAGCCATTGGTTTGCCGATTGCGATTATCGTCCTACTCTTCGCCTTCGGGACAGTCGTTGCTTCATTCGTCCCACTTATTATCGGGATTGTCACCGTCGTAACATCATTCGGCGTGCTAACGATTCTTGGTAGTCAAATGGATCTATCTATTTTTGTGTTAAATATTATCCCGATGCTCGGGCTTGCACTCAGTATCGATTTTGCTTTGCTCTTCATTAGTCGCTACCGTGAAGAACGTAAAAAAAGCGATTTGCTGGAGGCCATTTCTACAACCATCCGTACAGCAGGACGCTCCATTATCTTTTCGGCGTTTTGTGTCTTCATCGGACTAGGTGCCATGCTGATTATTCGGGTTGCTATTTTCCAAAATATCGCCCTGGGCGGCATGATTGTTGTCGGAATGGCTGTTCTTAGCTCCGTGACTCTGCTACCGTCTGTGCTCATTGTACTCGGTGACCGTATTGACAAATGGCAATTACTTAAACCTAAAACGAATGGCTCGGATAATTGGCGTACATTTGCACACCGCGTTATTAAACGACCCGTGACGATTACAATTATAGCCTTTATCCTACTCGGGATCGCAATGATTCCTGTAAAAAATATGGAGCTGACGATTCCAGGGATTGATGCGCTTCCCAAGTCATACGATACGCGTCAAGCTTTTGAATTAATGGATGACACATTCGGTCTAGGTGAGCAATCATCCGTCTATGTTATTGCTGAACGCGCTAACGGCTGGGAGGATACAGCTGGCCTTCAAGCGATGAAAGCACTTGAAGAACAATTGGAAAAGGATTCACTTGTCGATAAAGTAACAACCGTTTTCACCGCAAGTGACATCAGTTCAGTCGAACAATGGGAACAAGCCATGCTAGTGCCAGAAATGGCCGCCGGACTCTCTTCCCTTGTTGAAACATTCGTCAAGGACAAACAGCTAATGATTCCCGTAACACTTGGTGCAACAGGGGATTCCGACGCAGCCCAACAGTGGGCACGTGATTGGTCTGAGAAAGAAACGGCATGGAATCTATCCATTGGTGGACAACCAAAGTTCAATCAGGAAATTTTCGATGAAATATGGGATAAAATCGTCTATGCGCTCATCATCATTGTCGTTTCAACATTCTTTATCTTAATGATTGCTTTCCGATCGATCTTAATTCCGTTAAAAGCCATTTTGATGAATATCATCGGGCTTGCTGCAACGTTCGGGATTCTCGTCTATATTTTCCAATATGGGCATTTCGGGATTGAAACCGGAACAATCGCACTCATCATTCCTGTTCTCGTCTTCAGCCTCGTCTTTGGGCTGAGCATGGACTATGAAGTGTTCCTCATTTCACGAATGCAGGAGGAGTATGCGAATTCATTCGACAATGATCGTGCAACCGTTGAAGGGCTTGCGACGACAAGCAAGATTATCACGTCCGCTGCACTTATTATGATTGTATTGACAGGTGCATTTGCCTTTACAGACGTCCTACCAGTGAAGCAAATAGGAGTCGGTATCGCCATTGCAGTTGCGATCGACGCAACGATTATCCGCCTTCTTCTTGTGCCAAGCTTGATGAAATTATTTGGTAAGTGGAACTGGTGGTTGCCATTTGGAAAAGGATTGTACCGCTCAGATAATCGACGATTTGAAAAAAGGAAATAACTCCACAAGGACAACAAAAAATGGTTTCGCATTCCACGTAGGGATGCGAAACCATTTTTTATAAAATTAATTCAATAACTGACTCCATACTATTTGCATCCTTTTTAAACGTTGCCTGCATCGCAAAGTAAATCGCGATAATCCCGACAATTATAAACAGGACCATCCCAATAGCTAGACGCTTGCCCTTCACTCGGAATCCCCCTCCACCTGTTTGAACTGCTCTTCCTTCAAATAAGCAACGGCTTCTACATAATCGCCAAAGCTGTCCTCCAAGTTCAAACCATGATATAAATTCCAAGCACCTAACTCTTCCATCAACACTAACTTTTCTCCAGCCGCATTCGCCCAGTGCTGTTCAACTGCCTGTTCTTCACTTTCTCCTTGCGACAATGCCACGATAGAATCCGCAATTGTTTTGCGTAATTCCTCTTCTGATGCTTCACGAATATTGACCAAACCGCGTTCATCCGCTTCATAGCCTGCAATACCCGCTACATAGACAAAGCCATTGCCATTTGGATGCAAATGCTGAACGACAACCGTCTTGTCATACAAGCTATCCTCATAATGATAGTTAACCCGCTTCATAGACACATCTTTTCGTGTTAGTTCCGGGTAAGATTCAATAATTGCTTGCTTCTGTTCAAATGTCAGCATATCCGTTCACTCTTTTCCACTCTAATTTCGTTTAAGTATACCATTATTCTTATTTGAATTCAGCAGGGGTCTAGGCATAATTGATTCACAATTAGCGCGTCTTCCATTCAGTAAAAATGATAATCAACACAACAACTGCAATAGCAACAATATAAAACCAGCCTGGCACACTGCCCATTCCACCAAACATCAACCTGTCTCCTCTCTGTTCACACCAAATATAAGAGTAAAATCAATCGTAATTTCTGGAATAGCCGTCTGCAATGCCTCTTCAATCTTGTCCGCACTCGCTCCCCATGTGAGTGGCGTCATTTGAATAAGCGGTGCAAGAAGTCCATCTGCTAATGGGAAAGTGTAGATAACCCTTTCTGTGCTAATCTCGTCAAAATGCTCCGCCACTCGCGCCACTGGATCCGCGTCGTCTTTTTGCTCTTTATCCTCATAAAAAATAGCTCTCAGCTCCTTTAAATAACCACTTTCCGGTACCGCTTTGACAAACAAGCCACCTGGTTTTAATAAACGAGTAAACTCCGCATAGTTTGCAGGCGATAAAATATTTAAAATCGTATCGAATTGGTCGTCTTGAAATGGGCAATTCGCAAGATCCGCCACACTCCATATCAAACCTGGATACTCTTTAGCAGCAGCCGTGATGCCCTCTTTCGCCAGATCAATCCCGACACCTGTCACTTCACCGGTGAGCCGTTCAACAACCGTTGACAAATGGGAGCCTTCCCCACAACCTGCGTCAAGAATAATTGCATGTCCTTGGCCTTCAATCGTCTTAATAACGGCATCCAAAACCCCATCAAAAAAACCACTAGTCATCACTGTTTTCCTTGCCCCAAACAACGACTGGTCATACTTTGTCATATGTGCTTGTGGCGCCAAATTCACATACCCATTTTTCGATAAATCAAAGGAGTGGTTATGCGTACAAACAAGCCGTGACATATCCAGCATCGCCATCTCCGCTAAACATATCGGGCATCTAAATAAGTCCGCATTGCGATCCATCACCTGTGCATTGATCATTTTTTTCGATAAAGTCATACTATCCAAACTCCGATCATCTGTTGTTCTACCAGTATACCGTTTTTTGGCGGGGACTGGAAATGCGGATAGCGATTATCACCGTCTTGTTACACTTTATCACCGCCATGGATCAAGCAATTATTTCCAACAATAGTGTTCTCACTGTATTCAACGTATATAAGCGGGTTACAATAGCAAATAGGAGGCGATTCCATGAAACGATTATTCTTTTTCATCCTATTCATTGCTGCACTGTATCTCGC
Proteins encoded:
- the fumC gene encoding class II fumarate hydratase; protein product: MDYRIEHDTFGEIKVPADKLWGAQTQRSKQNFKIGEERMPIGVVRAFAHLKKSAAIASHANGALSAAKMKAISAAADEVIAGELDDHFPLVVWQTGSGTQSNMNMNEVLANRGNQLLEKWGEEERLHPNDDVNKSQSSNDTFPTALHVAGVVAVQQQLVPAIGQLKATLSKKSVEFMDIIKIGRTHLQDATPLTLGQEISGWHRMLEKTEKMITDSVESMKELAIGGTAVGTGLNAPAGFGDRVAEEISKAVGIEFTSAQNKFHSLTSYDEVVYVHGAIKALAADLMKIANDVRWLASGPRSGIGEITIPENEPGSSIMPGKVNPTQSEALTMVVAQVMGNDATIGFAASQGNFELNVFKPVIIFNFLQSVTLLSDAMISFNDNCAVGIEPNREEIANKVQNSLMLVTALNPYIGYENAAKIAKTAHAEGTTLKEAALKTGLLTEEQFDEYVDPSKMIGR
- a CDS encoding NUDIX hydrolase, coding for MDYIQTMRKMIGKEQLLTVGCGVIITNEDGILLQHRTDEDNWCIPGGVMEPGETFEETAIREAYEETGLHVEGLQLFGLYSGESCYVTYPNGDQVYSVQVIFHTNHYQGELRQGGAESKAHRFYSKDNLPANLNPRQKAFIQDWAHEKKLPVMR
- a CDS encoding HD-GYP domain-containing protein, producing MITQSKKSFVNYSKEGNPTLRLSSVEIILLGRWKGLSNALLTLHKNQFFMAKYNEERFKSETYMLLEGVVEMEVSGYRRVVEIGEVIDASSYKETVSFYGETEATFLMKIDAEAYEEHFFEMQMLQKEAEEIESLDGYTYHHCDRIKNYTIEVWKHLDMPGDTQSLIVLRWGAYFHDVGKRMVPIEILNKPGKLTAEEWKIMKTHTTEGAKIMREHSVEWLKDAAHIVEQHHERHDGKGYPYGLKGNEISLEAAIVSVVDAFDAMTTDRPYKKAYPIKEAVDELKAGKGTQFNPKVVDAFIEILESKQFKWK
- a CDS encoding FtsX-like permease family protein, which gives rise to MQFNDQIDFVRQHIKKNKMRVFMTVLAATMGTAFLIVLASVGFGLHETIRDGMLSNRLITEIQVHGMDDEQRPENNIESLQKNEHVKAVVNRQYMGASQGSILKEYMGNHKLVVTDFAEERKVGFELEEGRLPEKMTEVVVGSDFGAFLMREQEVDEEDVETYEGNLIGEQFMYQIGEAEEKLTLTIVGIGTNPSKEWVQDNQVYIDASAKPELERIYAASLEGGTSEEEYELFYGDTNVYVDKLENVKAVSENLRDEGYYVYSVADELEQLDVFFLALKAGLVFVGTIAILIASIGIFNTMTMAVTERTREIGVMKAIGANPKLIQRLFLMESAWIGIVGTVLAVIISYGVSAVSNYVLPIIVSAALGEEDFGSMTVTFSVIPWQLVVIASTISIGVAMISGWRPARKATKIDVINALRQEL
- a CDS encoding ABC transporter ATP-binding protein, whose product is MISIRNLNHSFKIGKKGKEKRVPVLKGLTFNVAEGEIVSIVGKSGSGKSTLLHIMAGFLTPESGEIIIKGVETSTFNELESAKFRLDHFGFVFQNFQLMPGLTAFENVELPLKLKGINKSERRKKVKDLMQSVGLTDVQDHYPNELSGGQQQRVSIARALITDPPVIFADEPTGSLDSETEQDVLLLIQSLNQTRGITFVIITHDDEVAQTANRVYRMHDGELTEGGVQRAI